The following coding sequences are from one Candidatus Nitrohelix vancouverensis window:
- a CDS encoding DnaJ domain-containing protein, whose translation MSWMMGAGLGFLRGGPLGAIVVGAVQHFISKAMKKKLEASLPGLANRQIFIASLVALVARVGIEKGPLSPREISVIRRFFTKNLDYASDDLSFVSDIAQQVQKARPDLMPIVEDYKKSSNNLYLSLALALAYQITMVGNGLNSQTQKIINQLADYLGLSYDAHDQVRRKYSLEALKTPYTILEIKSSASNEEIKKAYRKMASRFHPDRAGHDGGSPETAHLKFLEIQGAYQELERMREID comes from the coding sequence ATGTCCTGGATGATGGGAGCGGGCCTGGGGTTTTTGCGCGGAGGTCCCTTGGGGGCTATCGTGGTTGGCGCCGTTCAGCATTTTATATCCAAGGCGATGAAGAAAAAGCTGGAGGCCAGCCTTCCGGGTCTGGCGAATCGCCAGATTTTTATCGCTTCGCTTGTGGCTCTGGTGGCGCGCGTGGGTATCGAGAAGGGGCCGCTCAGCCCGCGAGAAATTTCCGTAATCCGTCGTTTTTTTACTAAAAATCTGGATTACGCTTCTGACGATCTTTCTTTTGTGAGCGATATTGCGCAACAGGTGCAAAAAGCGCGGCCGGATTTAATGCCTATTGTTGAGGATTATAAAAAATCGTCCAACAATTTGTACTTATCTCTGGCGCTGGCGCTCGCCTATCAAATCACGATGGTGGGGAATGGGCTGAATTCGCAAACTCAGAAAATCATCAACCAGTTGGCGGATTACCTCGGACTTTCCTACGACGCCCACGACCAGGTGAGGCGTAAGTATTCTTTGGAAGCATTGAAAACGCCTTATACAATTTTAGAGATTAAATCGTCAGCGTCCAATGAAGAGATCAAGAAGGCGTATCGGAAGATGGCGTCGCGATTTCATCCTGATCGGGCCGGTCATGACGGAGGCAGTCCTGAAACGGCGCATTTAAAATTTCTGGAGATACAGGGCGCTTACCAGGAGCTTGAGCGCATGCGGGAAATTGATTGA
- a CDS encoding HlyC/CorC family transporter, which yields MDLLPSLVFIALFILFEAFFSGSEIALISVNRARLRQNAEAGDERAKTILEFLKNPERLFATTSLGTNLSVVSSTAIFTGYMVENFGKSGEWMAMLIISPLILFGGEIVPKIIFQNRADELSQSLAAPLTFFSKLFYPFIIWTCRATENVSRGVLGDDNDNEATFSRDQIRRIVSLDSQTIHLGPTERKIIHRIFNFGEIAVEQCMTPLVQMFAVSDATTMEEAHKMAIDSGCSRLPIFHQRIHNIIGVMNTFDLIDQPIDSSSISPIVRPAYYVPPSKKIDDLLKELQTRGLHMAIVVDEYGGCIGLATVEDLLEEIVGEIEDEFDKMGKQYENYSDGDYLIEASMEIESINETLGLNLPNEEDFETLGGLIIHHLEKIPSPGDQITLNGYRLTVKEASKRRVISIIVRQLNPENEDDANGKTSDND from the coding sequence ATGGACCTCTTACCATCATTGGTTTTCATCGCTTTGTTCATCTTGTTTGAGGCCTTTTTCTCCGGCTCTGAAATTGCGTTGATCTCGGTCAACCGGGCGCGCTTACGGCAAAACGCTGAGGCTGGAGACGAAAGAGCTAAAACCATATTGGAGTTTTTGAAAAACCCGGAACGCCTCTTCGCAACCACATCATTGGGAACCAATCTATCCGTCGTCTCTTCGACTGCAATTTTCACCGGCTACATGGTTGAAAATTTTGGAAAAAGCGGAGAATGGATGGCCATGCTCATCATCTCTCCTCTGATTCTGTTTGGCGGCGAAATCGTACCAAAAATCATTTTTCAGAATCGAGCCGATGAACTCTCGCAATCCCTTGCAGCCCCGCTGACTTTTTTCAGCAAATTATTTTATCCCTTCATTATCTGGACCTGCCGCGCTACGGAAAACGTTTCTCGCGGCGTTCTCGGCGACGATAACGACAACGAAGCCACCTTCAGCCGGGATCAGATACGCCGTATCGTCAGCCTCGATTCACAAACCATACACCTCGGGCCGACCGAGCGTAAAATCATTCACCGCATATTCAATTTCGGAGAAATCGCCGTTGAACAATGCATGACCCCTCTCGTTCAAATGTTCGCCGTCAGCGACGCCACGACCATGGAGGAAGCGCACAAAATGGCGATCGACTCCGGTTGTTCGCGGCTTCCGATCTTTCATCAACGCATCCACAACATCATCGGCGTGATGAATACCTTTGACCTGATCGACCAGCCCATTGACAGCAGTTCCATATCGCCCATCGTTCGCCCGGCCTATTACGTGCCGCCCAGCAAAAAGATCGACGACCTGCTCAAAGAACTGCAAACGCGCGGACTTCACATGGCGATCGTGGTGGATGAATATGGCGGCTGTATTGGTTTGGCGACAGTAGAAGATCTTCTGGAAGAAATCGTCGGCGAAATCGAAGATGAATTCGACAAGATGGGAAAACAATACGAAAATTATTCCGACGGGGACTATCTCATCGAAGCGAGTATGGAAATTGAATCCATCAATGAAACCCTCGGGCTGAACCTACCCAATGAAGAAGACTTTGAGACGCTTGGCGGTCTGATCATTCACCATCTCGAAAAAATCCCTTCCCCCGGCGATCAGATCACCCTCAACGGTTATCGTTTGACCGTCAAGGAAGCCAGCAAGCGACGTGTGATATCGATTATCGTGAGGCAGTTGAACCCGGAAAACGAAGACGACGCTAACGGTAAAACCAGCGACAACGATTGA
- a CDS encoding YdiU family protein has translation MAELGTDFCQFKSPDPVTDPYLVNFSPEGASLLGLTPDCVNDPDFVQIFSGNQELPGSRPLAMAYSGHQFGSYNPRLGDGRGLLLTEIDAGHGSWDVYLKGCGPTRFSRGFDGRATLRSSIREYLAGEALHALGVPTTRALALIGIRDLIYRQRPELAAIVVRLSDSHIRFGSFEFFHYTNQPDKTTRLLDYTIEKQFSEFASLPDKYLLFFREVIKRTATMIALWQSVGFVHGVMNTDNMSITGATFDYGPFGFIDRFNPHFSPNSSDHNGRYAYGQQPEIGHWNLGKLGETLTHLIDPDDLESELKNYQPVYNQTLKELFGRKLGLQALDESFSDLVGRMFNLLSKSQADFTNFFRLLAEYPEGSWQDLNNYFDDKAALDEWLNLYKKLIDREGEDFADRNQAMNQVNPRFILRNHLLERAISKALQQSDFSEVERLRLLCLNPFDNAPGDWDETDIYFDDTPQSFVEWRLSCSA, from the coding sequence ATGGCGGAACTGGGAACCGATTTTTGCCAGTTCAAATCCCCGGATCCCGTCACCGACCCTTACCTTGTCAATTTTAGCCCCGAGGGCGCCAGTCTGCTGGGCCTGACCCCGGACTGCGTTAACGATCCTGATTTTGTTCAGATTTTTTCTGGCAATCAAGAACTGCCCGGTTCCCGTCCTTTGGCGATGGCTTATTCAGGCCACCAGTTCGGTTCATACAACCCGCGCCTGGGGGATGGACGCGGACTGCTTCTCACCGAAATCGATGCCGGCCACGGGTCCTGGGATGTTTACCTGAAAGGTTGCGGTCCCACACGTTTTTCCAGAGGCTTCGACGGTCGCGCCACACTGCGCTCTTCCATCCGCGAGTATTTGGCGGGAGAAGCCTTGCACGCGCTCGGCGTCCCCACAACCCGCGCTCTGGCCCTCATCGGCATTCGCGATTTGATTTACAGACAACGCCCGGAACTGGCGGCGATCGTCGTTCGTCTGAGCGATTCGCATATCCGCTTTGGCAGTTTTGAATTTTTTCATTACACCAATCAACCCGACAAGACCACCCGCTTACTCGACTACACTATTGAAAAACAGTTTTCAGAATTTGCCTCGCTTCCCGACAAATATCTGTTGTTCTTCCGCGAGGTCATCAAACGCACGGCGACGATGATCGCGCTCTGGCAATCCGTCGGCTTTGTGCATGGCGTGATGAATACCGACAATATGTCGATTACCGGAGCGACTTTCGACTACGGCCCCTTCGGCTTCATCGACAGATTCAACCCGCATTTCTCTCCAAATTCTTCGGATCATAACGGACGTTACGCTTACGGTCAGCAACCGGAGATCGGTCACTGGAATCTGGGCAAACTGGGGGAAACCTTGACGCACCTGATCGACCCGGACGACCTTGAAAGCGAATTGAAAAACTATCAACCGGTATACAACCAGACATTAAAAGAACTGTTCGGAAGAAAGCTGGGATTGCAGGCGCTGGACGAATCCTTTTCCGATCTGGTCGGGCGCATGTTCAATCTTCTCAGCAAAAGCCAGGCTGATTTCACAAATTTTTTCAGACTCCTCGCCGAATACCCCGAAGGCTCCTGGCAGGATTTGAACAATTATTTCGACGACAAGGCCGCGCTCGATGAATGGCTCAATCTGTACAAAAAATTGATCGATCGTGAGGGGGAGGATTTCGCCGACCGCAATCAGGCAATGAACCAGGTCAACCCCCGGTTCATCCTGCGCAATCACCTCTTGGAACGAGCGATCAGCAAGGCCCTCCAGCAATCAGATTTTTCCGAAGTGGAGCGCCTGCGTCTGCTCTGTCTCAATCCCTTCGACAACGCTCCGGGTGATTGGGACGAAACGGATATTTATTTTGACGACACCCCGCAGTCCTTTGTCGAATGGCGCCTGAGTTGTTCCGCCTGA
- the thiL gene encoding thiamine-phosphate kinase: MTDLTQLGEFGFIGKVDRLLTAKSASVHKGIGDDCAVYEERGGKRYVASTDALIETVHFKLTTTTPEQLGMKCISVNVSDVAAMGAVPQSALISLGIPKTISYAFLKRFYRGINRACSAYGIQLAGGDTVSSPKHLFINITIFGEGKARRIFYRSGARPGDAILTTGFLGDSALGLKILSSPRRAWKLSKADRRYLTERHLNPRARSLEAQKLANSSLRVTSMIDISDGLIQDLKHLDAASGTGSIIDSAQLPLSPAFKRVCAANKLNLWELALSGGEDYELLFTLNPLDVKKITKLFDKTHSGAVPIGEITALPGKLLLKDLEGRPQSVKNLMGYQHF; the protein is encoded by the coding sequence ATGACTGATTTAACACAACTGGGGGAATTTGGTTTCATCGGAAAAGTGGACCGTTTGCTCACCGCAAAATCTGCCAGCGTCCATAAAGGCATCGGCGACGATTGCGCAGTTTATGAAGAACGCGGCGGCAAGCGCTACGTCGCATCGACCGACGCGCTGATCGAAACCGTGCACTTCAAGCTCACAACCACAACGCCCGAACAACTGGGGATGAAATGCATCTCCGTCAACGTCAGCGACGTGGCGGCAATGGGAGCCGTTCCGCAAAGCGCGCTGATATCCCTCGGCATTCCAAAAACAATCTCCTATGCTTTTCTCAAACGCTTTTACCGCGGCATCAATCGGGCTTGCTCTGCATACGGCATTCAACTCGCCGGCGGCGACACCGTGTCCTCTCCCAAACACCTGTTCATCAATATAACGATCTTCGGGGAAGGCAAAGCCAGGCGCATCTTTTACCGTTCCGGCGCCCGGCCCGGCGACGCGATCCTGACTACCGGCTTTCTTGGAGACTCGGCGCTGGGCCTGAAAATATTATCCAGTCCCAGGCGCGCCTGGAAGCTGTCCAAAGCAGACCGACGCTATCTCACGGAAAGACATCTCAATCCCAGAGCTCGCTCTCTTGAAGCCCAAAAACTGGCCAACTCTTCCCTGCGTGTCACCTCAATGATTGACATCAGCGACGGGCTGATACAAGACCTCAAACATCTTGACGCCGCCTCTGGAACCGGATCAATTATAGACTCCGCACAACTTCCTCTTTCACCCGCCTTCAAACGGGTATGTGCCGCTAATAAATTGAATTTATGGGAATTAGCTCTGAGCGGTGGAGAGGACTATGAATTATTGTTTACTTTAAATCCCTTAGATGTTAAAAAAATAACCAAATTATTCGACAAGACCCATTCCGGGGCGGTTCCGATTGGGGAGATAACAGCTCTCCCTGGCAAATTATTGCTGAAAGATCTCGAAGGCCGACCTCAATCCGTTAAAAACTTGATGGGCTATCAACATTTTTAA
- a CDS encoding Dabb family protein, with the protein MIKHIVMFKLENKTKENMEQAIASLKSLEGAIESLRFIEVGVDFKSSERSFDLVLTTHFDDKEGLETYAAHPNHQPVIKTIRSLCKQSVVVDYEI; encoded by the coding sequence ATGATAAAGCATATCGTTATGTTCAAGCTGGAAAACAAAACAAAAGAAAATATGGAGCAAGCCATCGCTTCCTTGAAAAGTCTAGAAGGAGCCATTGAAAGCCTGCGCTTCATTGAGGTTGGCGTGGATTTTAAAAGTTCTGAACGGAGTTTTGATCTGGTTCTCACCACGCATTTTGACGATAAAGAAGGACTCGAAACCTATGCCGCACACCCCAATCATCAACCCGTCATCAAAACGATACGATCGCTTTGCAAGCAATCCGTAGTTGTTGATTATGAAATCTGA
- a CDS encoding HlyC/CorC family transporter yields MDDPILPRSILLFILLCCSAFFSACEAAFFSLNSLQTEDLKEKKGRSGRFVHELLEKPRDLLITIYIGNELVNIGCSVVVTSIAITLFGSIGVGIAIGVGTLLLLIFGEIFPKSLSLKSAAPYALIAAYPLKIFSVLVHPARRFFTHIAEKFIAMIGFGKLVDKDSMITDEEFKAMVQMGEGDGVLDSEESTMIHNVIEFGETTAGDIMVPKIDMVTMENENSFQNILPKIMENFFARVPVLSEDGETVIGILYTKELIRYKNLPPENFNLKNMLHPPHFVPKSKKIKELLEEFRKMKQHLAIVLDEYGSLSGLITLEDILEELVGEIDSEMRKEEEPFVKIKDNTYRMAANYSIYDFNQNFAQPLPEDGHETVGGLVFGLFGRVPRSGETVSLGCYKFHIEKMKGARIISLRLNVMEINEPENPIEDDAK; encoded by the coding sequence TTGGACGACCCGATATTACCGCGCTCCATTCTTCTATTCATACTTCTTTGTTGTTCCGCCTTTTTCTCCGCCTGCGAAGCGGCTTTTTTCTCACTCAATTCACTTCAAACTGAAGATTTAAAGGAGAAAAAAGGTCGTTCAGGGAGATTCGTCCATGAACTCCTGGAGAAACCGCGCGACCTTCTCATCACCATTTATATAGGCAACGAGCTGGTCAACATCGGTTGCTCCGTCGTCGTGACCTCCATCGCCATCACTCTGTTTGGAAGCATCGGCGTCGGCATCGCTATCGGCGTGGGAACGCTGTTGCTTCTGATCTTTGGAGAAATTTTCCCGAAAAGCCTGTCGCTCAAATCTGCCGCTCCATATGCCCTGATCGCGGCCTATCCCTTGAAAATTTTTTCAGTGCTTGTTCATCCCGCACGCCGTTTTTTCACGCATATCGCTGAAAAATTTATCGCTATGATTGGATTCGGCAAACTGGTTGACAAGGACTCCATGATCACGGATGAAGAATTCAAGGCCATGGTGCAAATGGGAGAAGGCGACGGCGTACTCGATTCCGAAGAAAGCACGATGATTCATAACGTCATCGAATTTGGCGAAACAACGGCCGGCGACATCATGGTCCCCAAGATCGACATGGTGACGATGGAAAACGAAAACTCGTTTCAAAATATTCTACCGAAAATCATGGAGAATTTTTTCGCAAGAGTCCCCGTTCTCAGCGAAGACGGCGAAACCGTGATCGGCATCCTCTATACCAAGGAACTGATTCGCTATAAAAATCTGCCGCCAGAAAATTTCAATCTGAAGAACATGCTTCACCCCCCGCATTTCGTCCCCAAGTCAAAAAAAATCAAAGAACTCCTCGAAGAATTTCGCAAGATGAAACAGCACCTTGCCATCGTGCTCGATGAGTATGGTAGCCTCAGCGGACTCATCACGCTGGAAGATATTCTGGAGGAACTGGTGGGTGAGATTGATAGCGAAATGCGTAAGGAAGAGGAACCCTTTGTCAAAATCAAAGACAACACCTATCGAATGGCCGCGAACTACTCCATATACGACTTCAACCAGAACTTCGCTCAACCCTTACCGGAAGACGGTCACGAAACCGTTGGCGGGCTGGTCTTTGGGCTATTCGGTCGCGTTCCCCGTAGCGGTGAAACTGTTTCTCTCGGCTGTTACAAATTCCACATCGAGAAGATGAAAGGCGCAAGAATCATTTCACTGCGTCTGAACGTAATGGAGATCAATGAACCCGAAAACCCGATTGAGGACGACGCTAAATAA